From a region of the Actinomadura luzonensis genome:
- a CDS encoding type II toxin-antitoxin system Phd/YefM family antitoxin — protein MTVLHDATELSVTEAAQRGVARLVADAEQGTDLVVTRRRQPVAAVVSMRRVNELEEAAADLRDLALVLARSVTDTGERVSLDEVLAAFGHTRESLSAIPDDE, from the coding sequence ATGACTGTTCTGCACGACGCTACTGAGCTGAGCGTGACGGAGGCGGCCCAGCGAGGGGTTGCCCGCCTAGTGGCTGATGCGGAGCAGGGGACCGATCTGGTGGTCACCCGTCGGCGTCAGCCAGTGGCGGCCGTGGTGAGTATGCGCCGGGTCAACGAGCTGGAGGAGGCGGCGGCTGATCTGCGTGATCTGGCGCTGGTGCTCGCCCGGTCGGTTACGGACACGGGGGAGCGGGTCTCGCTCGATGAGGTGCTTGCCGCTTTCGGGCATACTCGCGAGTCGCTGTCCGCCATCCCGGACGATGAGTGA
- a CDS encoding polyprenyl synthetase family protein → MSAPPVVDLPIEDERLAQDVANGLAAVEKLLRSSVESEDAFVTEASKHLIEAGGKRFRTLMVLLAAQFGDPSAPGVVPGAVVIELTHLGSLYHDDVMDEAPVRRGSPSANARWDNTVAILTGDYLFAQASDLLADLGPELIRIQAQTFSRLVQGQIRETVGPRAGEDPVAHYLNVLADKTGSLIAASGRFGALLSGAPADVEERLSRACEAIGVAWQLGDDLLDVASSGAESGKTPGTDLREGVKTLPVLYALAAGDSPRLTELLSGPVAEDDVAEALDLLRAHSGMDQARAELEAWVDRARADISGLPDIPARDAFLALCDYVVRRSG, encoded by the coding sequence ATGTCTGCGCCTCCCGTGGTTGACCTTCCCATTGAGGACGAGCGGTTGGCGCAGGACGTGGCCAACGGTCTGGCCGCGGTCGAGAAACTCCTGCGCTCGTCGGTGGAGAGCGAGGACGCCTTCGTCACGGAGGCGTCCAAGCACCTCATCGAGGCGGGCGGCAAGCGGTTCCGTACGCTGATGGTGCTGCTGGCCGCGCAGTTCGGCGACCCGTCCGCGCCGGGCGTGGTGCCCGGCGCGGTCGTGATCGAGCTGACCCACCTCGGCTCGCTCTACCACGACGACGTCATGGACGAGGCCCCGGTGCGCCGGGGCTCGCCGTCGGCCAACGCCCGGTGGGACAACACCGTGGCGATCCTCACCGGCGACTACCTGTTCGCCCAGGCCAGCGACCTGCTCGCGGACCTCGGCCCCGAGCTGATCCGCATCCAGGCGCAGACCTTCTCCCGCCTGGTCCAGGGGCAGATCCGCGAGACCGTCGGCCCGCGCGCCGGCGAGGACCCGGTCGCGCACTACCTCAACGTCCTGGCCGACAAGACCGGCTCGCTGATCGCCGCCTCCGGCCGTTTCGGCGCGCTGCTGTCCGGCGCTCCCGCGGACGTGGAGGAGCGGCTGAGCCGGGCCTGCGAGGCGATCGGCGTGGCCTGGCAGCTCGGCGACGACCTGCTGGACGTGGCCTCCTCCGGCGCCGAGTCCGGCAAGACGCCGGGCACCGACCTGCGCGAGGGCGTCAAGACCCTGCCGGTCCTGTACGCGCTGGCGGCCGGCGACTCCCCGCGCCTGACCGAGCTGCTGTCCGGACCGGTCGCCGAGGACGACGTCGCCGAAGCCCTCGACCTGCTGCGCGCCCACTCCGGCATGGACCAGGCGCGGGCCGAGCTGGAGGCGTGGGTCGACCGGGCCCGGGCCGACATCTCCGGCCTCCCGGACATCCCCGCCCGGGACGCGTTCCTAGCCCTGTGCGACTACGTGGTCCGGCGCTCCGGCTGA
- the nuoN gene encoding NADH-quinone oxidoreductase subunit NuoN, giving the protein MNPAINAPTIEYGTLAPLLVVFGAACIGVLVEAFAPRYLRKSIHVPLTLLSLAGAFALVLVQVLRGKVPTAPSAMGAVAVDGPSLFIWGVILILSFVCVLLINDEGHFVASAAAVPGSSDEEEAEAADNGSGHTEVYPLVLFAVGGMLLFPAAHDLLMMFVALEVMSLPLYLLCGLARRRRLLSQEASMKYFLLGAFSSAFFLYGTAMVYGFAGTVSLPGINQALAAGSGLDPLLMIGLALLGVGLMFKIGAAPFQAWKPDVYQGAPTPITALMASGTLIAAVGAVLRVFWVGLGNLDWNWRPVIWVVAALTMIVGSVLAITQTEIKRMLAYSSIAHAGFLLVGVMATFGTAQQNAVSLKAILFYLAVYGVTTVGAFAIVTLVRDPGGEAGHLSRWAGLGKRSPLLAGTFAFFLLAFAGIPLTSGFFGKYAVFAAALDSGTQAGDSMGGWMAGLVVVGVIASAVAAFFYVRVIVLMFFSEPAADGPAIAVPSMGTVAVIAVSLLVTVGVGLYPESVLGIANDAASSLFIR; this is encoded by the coding sequence GTGAACCCCGCCATTAACGCGCCGACGATCGAGTACGGCACGCTGGCGCCGCTGCTGGTGGTGTTCGGCGCTGCCTGCATCGGCGTGCTCGTCGAGGCGTTCGCGCCTCGCTACCTGCGCAAGTCCATCCACGTGCCGCTCACCCTGCTGAGCCTGGCCGGCGCGTTCGCGCTGGTGCTGGTGCAGGTGCTGCGCGGCAAGGTGCCGACCGCCCCGTCCGCCATGGGCGCGGTGGCCGTGGACGGTCCTTCGCTGTTCATCTGGGGCGTCATCCTCATCCTGTCGTTCGTGTGCGTGCTGCTCATCAACGACGAGGGCCACTTCGTCGCCTCGGCCGCGGCCGTGCCGGGCAGCTCCGACGAGGAGGAGGCCGAGGCCGCCGACAACGGCTCCGGCCACACCGAGGTCTACCCGCTGGTGCTGTTCGCGGTGGGCGGCATGCTGCTGTTCCCGGCCGCGCACGACCTGCTGATGATGTTCGTGGCCCTGGAGGTCATGTCGCTGCCGCTGTACCTGCTGTGCGGCCTGGCCCGTCGCCGCCGCCTGCTGTCGCAGGAGGCGTCGATGAAGTACTTCCTGCTCGGCGCGTTCTCCTCGGCGTTCTTCCTGTACGGCACCGCCATGGTCTACGGGTTCGCGGGCACCGTCTCGCTGCCCGGCATCAACCAGGCCCTGGCGGCCGGCTCCGGGCTCGACCCGCTGCTGATGATCGGTCTGGCGCTGCTCGGCGTCGGCCTGATGTTCAAGATCGGCGCGGCGCCGTTCCAGGCGTGGAAGCCGGACGTCTACCAGGGCGCCCCGACCCCGATCACCGCCCTGATGGCCTCCGGCACGCTGATCGCGGCCGTGGGCGCGGTGCTGCGGGTGTTCTGGGTGGGTCTCGGCAACCTCGACTGGAACTGGCGTCCGGTGATCTGGGTCGTGGCGGCGCTCACCATGATCGTCGGCTCGGTGCTGGCGATCACGCAGACCGAGATCAAGCGGATGCTGGCGTACTCGTCGATCGCGCACGCGGGCTTCCTGCTCGTCGGCGTGATGGCCACGTTCGGCACCGCCCAGCAGAACGCTGTCTCCCTCAAGGCGATCCTGTTCTACCTGGCGGTCTACGGCGTCACCACGGTCGGCGCGTTCGCGATCGTCACGCTCGTCCGCGACCCGGGCGGCGAGGCCGGTCACCTGTCGCGCTGGGCCGGGCTCGGCAAGCGGTCCCCGCTGCTCGCCGGCACGTTCGCCTTCTTCCTGCTCGCCTTCGCCGGCATCCCGCTGACCAGCGGCTTCTTCGGCAAGTACGCCGTCTTCGCGGCCGCCCTGGACAGCGGCACGCAGGCCGGCGACTCCATGGGCGGCTGGATGGCGGGCCTGGTCGTGGTGGGCGTGATCGCCTCCGCGGTGGCCGCGTTCTTCTACGTCCGCGTCATCGTGCTGATGTTCTTCAGCGAGCCCGCGGCGGACGGTCCGGCGATCGCCGTCCCCAGTATGGGGACCGTGGCCGTCATCGCCGTTTCGCTGCTGGTTACCGTAGGAGTGGGGCTCTACCCGGAGTCCGTGCTCGGTATCGCCAACGACGCTGCTAGCAGCCTGTTCATTAGATAA
- a CDS encoding helix-turn-helix domain-containing protein — protein MTQSAVARFEAGGTVPTLPVLERLARALEADLEVRLNPRASAGSV, from the coding sequence ATGACGCAGTCGGCGGTCGCTCGTTTCGAGGCGGGAGGGACCGTCCCGACATTGCCTGTTCTCGAGCGTCTGGCCAGGGCCCTCGAGGCCGATCTGGAAGTACGCCTCAACCCACGTGCGTCTGCGGGCTCAGTTTGA
- the msrA gene encoding peptide-methionine (S)-S-oxide reductase MsrA yields MGWLFGGNKTSMVRPEDALPGRAEQMPVAPRHAVLDAPLAPPYPEGLEVADFGLGCFWGAERKFWQTPGVVTTAVGYQGGYTPNPTYEEVCSGRTGHTEAVRVVYDPARISYEELLKVFWEAHDPTQGMRQGNDVGTQYRSAIYYHSPEQRKAAEASRDAYQKVLKAAGYGDITTEIAEAGPFYYAEDYHQQYLYKVPNGYCGIGGTGVACPVGLTSGEA; encoded by the coding sequence ATGGGCTGGCTTTTCGGCGGCAACAAGACATCGATGGTCCGGCCGGAGGACGCCCTGCCGGGCCGCGCGGAGCAGATGCCCGTGGCGCCGCGCCACGCGGTGCTGGACGCTCCGCTGGCCCCGCCGTACCCGGAGGGGCTGGAGGTGGCCGACTTCGGGCTCGGCTGCTTCTGGGGCGCCGAGCGCAAGTTCTGGCAGACCCCGGGGGTCGTCACCACGGCCGTCGGCTACCAGGGCGGCTACACGCCCAACCCGACGTACGAGGAGGTCTGCTCGGGCCGCACCGGCCACACCGAGGCCGTCCGCGTCGTCTACGACCCCGCCCGGATCTCCTACGAGGAGCTCCTCAAGGTCTTCTGGGAGGCCCACGACCCGACCCAGGGCATGCGCCAGGGCAACGACGTCGGCACCCAGTACCGCTCCGCGATCTACTACCACTCGCCCGAGCAGCGCAAGGCGGCGGAGGCTTCGCGGGACGCGTACCAGAAGGTCCTGAAGGCGGCCGGCTACGGCGACATCACCACCGAGATCGCCGAGGCGGGTCCGTTCTACTACGCGGAGGACTATCACCAGCAATATTTGTACAAAGTGCCCAACGGGTACTGCGGCATCGGCGGTACGGGTGTCGCCTGCCCGGTGGGCCTGACGTCCGGCGAGGCGTGA
- the nuoK gene encoding NADH-quinone oxidoreductase subunit NuoK, giving the protein MTTHYLVLSGLLFAIGAMGVLIRRNAIVVFMCVELMLNACNLAFVTFSRQVGNLEGQIIAFFVMVVAAAEVVVGLAIIVTIFRTRRSASVDDANLLKY; this is encoded by the coding sequence GTGACCACGCACTACCTCGTCCTGTCCGGTCTGCTGTTCGCGATCGGCGCCATGGGCGTGCTGATCCGGCGCAACGCGATCGTGGTGTTCATGTGCGTCGAGCTCATGCTCAACGCCTGCAACCTCGCCTTCGTCACCTTCTCCAGGCAGGTCGGCAACCTGGAAGGCCAGATCATCGCGTTCTTCGTGATGGTGGTGGCCGCGGCCGAGGTCGTCGTCGGCCTCGCCATCATCGTGACGATCTTCCGAACCCGCAGGTCCGCGTCGGTCGACGACGCCAACCTGCTGAAGTACTAA
- a CDS encoding NADH-quinone oxidoreductase subunit M: MSPWLPILMAVPVVGAIVVALLPKGSDKLAKQVTLLVSLVVLVLTGVVAAGFKPGGERFQFRAEYDWIPSFGVKFGVGVDGVALVLIALSAVLVPIVVLASWHDADGVKTADGTLITPKRSVKTYFSLLLVLETMMIGVFAATDIFLFYVFFEAMLIPMYFMIGSYGGAQRSYAAVKFLLYSLFGGLLMLVAVIGLYFVAGKSTFMFPQLVGAIQDPTMQKWLFGGFFIAFAIKAPLWPVHTWLPDAAAQAPAGAAVLLVGVLDKVGTFGMLRFCLELFPDAAKAFTMPIVVLAVISIIYGAIVAIGQTDMKRLIAYTSISHFGFIVLGVFAMSSTASSGAALYMVNHGFATGALFLAAGFLIARRGSPFIGDYGGVQSVAPVLAGFFLVAGLAGLSLPGLSSFVSEFMVMIGTYQSEAHGSGALTVAAVISALAVILAAVYILWMVQRTLNGPTAEPVKAFKDLNAREIWVLAPLVALIIGFGFFPKPLLDVINPSVHQTLTNVKVPVSTIAEKGTGQ, translated from the coding sequence ATGTCACCCTGGCTTCCGATACTCATGGCGGTGCCCGTGGTGGGCGCCATCGTGGTGGCCCTGCTCCCCAAGGGCAGCGACAAGCTGGCCAAGCAGGTCACGCTGCTGGTCTCGCTGGTGGTCCTGGTGCTCACGGGCGTCGTGGCGGCCGGGTTCAAGCCCGGCGGCGAGCGCTTCCAGTTCCGCGCCGAGTACGACTGGATCCCGAGCTTCGGCGTGAAGTTCGGGGTCGGCGTGGACGGCGTGGCGCTGGTGCTCATCGCGCTGTCGGCGGTGCTGGTGCCGATCGTGGTGCTGGCCTCCTGGCACGACGCCGACGGCGTGAAGACCGCCGACGGCACCCTGATCACGCCCAAGCGGTCGGTGAAGACGTACTTCTCGCTGCTGCTGGTGCTGGAGACGATGATGATCGGCGTCTTCGCGGCGACCGACATCTTCCTCTTCTACGTGTTCTTCGAGGCCATGCTCATCCCGATGTACTTCATGATCGGGTCGTACGGCGGGGCGCAGCGGTCGTACGCGGCCGTGAAGTTCCTGCTGTACTCGCTCTTCGGCGGCCTGCTCATGCTGGTCGCGGTCATCGGGCTGTACTTCGTGGCCGGCAAGTCCACGTTCATGTTCCCGCAGCTCGTCGGGGCCATCCAGGACCCGACGATGCAGAAGTGGCTGTTCGGCGGCTTCTTCATCGCCTTCGCCATCAAGGCGCCGCTGTGGCCGGTGCACACCTGGCTGCCCGACGCGGCCGCCCAGGCCCCGGCCGGCGCCGCGGTGCTGCTGGTCGGCGTGCTGGACAAGGTCGGCACGTTCGGCATGCTGCGCTTCTGCCTGGAGCTGTTCCCCGACGCGGCCAAGGCGTTCACGATGCCGATCGTCGTGCTGGCGGTCATCAGCATCATCTACGGCGCGATCGTCGCCATCGGGCAGACCGACATGAAGCGCCTCATCGCGTACACGTCGATCTCGCACTTCGGCTTCATCGTGCTCGGCGTGTTCGCGATGTCGTCCACCGCGTCCTCGGGCGCGGCGCTCTACATGGTCAACCACGGCTTCGCGACCGGCGCGCTGTTCCTCGCCGCGGGCTTCCTCATCGCGCGGCGCGGCTCGCCGTTCATCGGCGACTACGGCGGCGTGCAGAGCGTCGCCCCGGTGCTGGCCGGCTTCTTCCTGGTCGCCGGTCTGGCCGGGCTCTCGCTGCCGGGCCTGTCGTCGTTCGTCAGCGAGTTCATGGTCATGATCGGCACGTACCAGAGCGAGGCGCACGGCTCCGGCGCACTGACCGTCGCCGCGGTGATCTCGGCGCTGGCCGTCATCCTCGCCGCCGTCTACATCCTGTGGATGGTCCAGCGGACGCTGAACGGGCCGACGGCCGAGCCGGTCAAGGCCTTCAAGGACCTCAACGCCCGCGAGATCTGGGTCCTGGCCCCGCTCGTCGCGCTGATCATCGGGTTCGGCTTCTTCCCGAAGCCGCTGCTCGACGTGATCAACCCGTCCGTGCACCAGACGCTGACCAACGTGAAGGTGCCGGTCTCCACCATCGCTGAGAAGGGGACAGGTCAGTGA
- a CDS encoding type II toxin-antitoxin system RelE family toxin gives MLKKILLLLDNPEAGYPLGGELTGFRKLVVGRNTWRVVYRITEDKSVEICEVWAVGERADAEVYEEAAARVREAGAGRPEIIQLGQVIERLGALTDHIRVEKASPREPVPDWLADRLIYTVGMAREDVAALDLEEAVDTWAEYRSKQPKRVQPGNIDAEVAGRRAPDQGLPDAVSRAVHRPGGR, from the coding sequence GTGCTCAAGAAGATTCTTCTCCTGCTGGACAACCCTGAAGCTGGTTATCCGCTCGGCGGGGAACTGACCGGTTTCCGGAAGCTGGTGGTCGGTCGCAACACCTGGCGTGTCGTCTACCGCATCACCGAGGACAAGTCGGTGGAGATCTGCGAGGTGTGGGCTGTCGGTGAACGTGCCGACGCCGAAGTGTACGAGGAGGCGGCGGCGAGGGTCCGGGAGGCGGGTGCAGGCCGGCCCGAGATCATCCAGCTCGGCCAGGTGATCGAACGCCTCGGCGCACTGACCGATCACATCCGGGTGGAGAAAGCATCTCCCAGGGAACCCGTTCCAGATTGGCTCGCGGACCGCTTGATCTACACGGTCGGGATGGCGCGTGAGGATGTTGCCGCTCTTGACCTTGAAGAGGCGGTCGACACGTGGGCTGAGTACCGGTCCAAGCAGCCCAAGCGAGTTCAACCTGGGAATATCGACGCCGAGGTGGCCGGACGCCGTGCGCCGGATCAAGGACTACCTGACGCGGTATCCCGAGCAGTCCACCGTCCGGGTGGCCGGTGA
- a CDS encoding response regulator transcription factor: MRIVIGEDSALFREGLARLLADAGHEVVAKAQDAPGLVAAVAAADPDLVIIDIRMPPDLTDDGARAARRIRDAHPSLGIVLLSQHVETRHSVDLVSRGRFGYMLKDRVFDVDDFFDALQRVAAGGSALDPEVVSRLIDTRRAPDPLAALSAREREVLALMAEGRTNVGIARRLWLTDRTVETHVSSILAKLGLTTSDEDHRRVQAVLLYLNRP, encoded by the coding sequence GTGCGCATCGTGATCGGCGAGGACTCCGCCCTGTTCCGGGAGGGCCTGGCCCGCCTGCTCGCCGACGCCGGGCACGAGGTGGTGGCCAAGGCCCAGGACGCCCCCGGCCTGGTCGCCGCCGTCGCCGCCGCCGACCCGGACCTGGTCATCATCGACATCCGCATGCCGCCCGACCTCACCGACGACGGCGCCCGCGCCGCCCGCCGCATCCGGGACGCCCACCCGTCGCTCGGCATCGTCCTGCTCTCCCAGCACGTCGAGACCCGGCACTCGGTCGACCTGGTGTCCCGGGGCCGGTTCGGCTACATGCTGAAGGACCGAGTCTTCGACGTGGACGACTTCTTCGACGCGCTGCAACGCGTGGCCGCCGGCGGCTCCGCCCTCGACCCGGAGGTCGTCTCCCGCCTCATCGACACCCGCCGCGCCCCCGACCCGCTGGCCGCGCTGAGCGCCAGGGAACGCGAGGTGCTGGCCCTGATGGCGGAGGGCCGCACCAACGTCGGCATCGCCCGCCGCCTCTGGCTGACCGACCGCACGGTGGAGACCCACGTCAGCTCCATCCTCGCCAAACTCGGCCTCACCACCTCCGACGAGGACCACCGCCGCGTCCAGGCCGTCCTCCTCTACCTCAACCGCCCCTGA
- the nuoL gene encoding NADH-quinone oxidoreductase subunit L produces the protein MIALPLVGAFILLVFNKLTDRWGHLLGVAMSLASFVVAVLAFFELIGFGEAERRRAVHLYEFIPNLNLDMGLLIDPLSISFALLITGVGSLIHIYSIGYMAHDEHRRRFFAYLNLFVAAMLLLVLADNYVGLFIGWEGVGLASYLLIGFWQFKPSAAVAAKKAFVVNRVGDFGLLVGMFVIWTSFGSLAFKDLAEKTSGVENGTTLAIGLLLLLGACGKSAQLPLQSWLLDAMEGPTPVSALIHAATMVTAGVYLVVRSGAFFFHEGSGAALAVAIVGAATLLAGAIIGCAKDDIKKGLAGSTMSQIGYMMLGAGLGPAGYAFAIGHLITHGFFKADMFLGAGSVMHGMNDEVNMRKYGGLRKFMPITFITFFIGYLAIIGFPLLSGYFTKDGIIETAVEHNQVLGWLAVLGAGITGFYMSRMVFMTFFGEKRWAEDAHPHESPAVMTVPLIILSIGSIFLGGYLILSNTLMKFLGPAVGLPEELPSFHFASVPGLATLALVAVGAGFAWMRYGRVEVPSVQPRGSFLTTFARRDLYGDALNESLFMRPGQWLTRIAVFFDNRGIDGLVNGLAAGIGGSSGRLRRIQTGFARTYALSIFIGAALLTGALLLVGTI, from the coding sequence ATGATCGCCCTCCCGCTGGTCGGGGCGTTCATCCTGCTGGTGTTCAACAAGCTGACCGACCGCTGGGGCCATCTGCTGGGCGTGGCCATGTCCCTCGCCTCGTTCGTCGTGGCGGTGCTGGCGTTCTTCGAGCTGATCGGGTTCGGGGAGGCCGAGCGCCGCCGTGCGGTGCACCTGTACGAGTTCATCCCGAACCTCAACCTCGACATGGGGCTGCTGATCGACCCGCTGTCGATCAGCTTCGCGCTGCTGATCACCGGCGTGGGCTCGCTGATCCACATCTACTCGATCGGCTACATGGCCCACGACGAGCACCGCCGCAGGTTCTTCGCCTACCTGAACCTGTTCGTCGCGGCGATGCTCCTGCTGGTGCTCGCCGACAACTACGTCGGGCTGTTCATCGGCTGGGAGGGCGTGGGTCTCGCGTCCTACCTGCTCATCGGCTTCTGGCAGTTCAAGCCGTCGGCGGCGGTCGCGGCCAAGAAGGCGTTCGTCGTCAACCGCGTCGGCGACTTCGGCCTGCTGGTCGGCATGTTCGTCATCTGGACCTCGTTCGGCTCGCTCGCCTTCAAGGACCTCGCCGAGAAGACCTCCGGCGTCGAGAACGGCACCACGCTGGCCATCGGCCTGCTGCTGCTGCTCGGCGCGTGCGGCAAGTCCGCGCAGCTCCCGCTGCAGTCCTGGCTCCTCGACGCCATGGAGGGCCCGACCCCGGTCTCGGCCCTCATCCACGCCGCGACCATGGTCACCGCCGGCGTCTACCTGGTGGTCCGGTCCGGGGCGTTCTTCTTCCACGAGGGCTCGGGCGCGGCGCTCGCCGTCGCGATCGTCGGCGCGGCCACGCTGCTCGCCGGTGCGATCATCGGTTGCGCGAAGGACGACATCAAGAAGGGCCTGGCGGGCTCGACGATGTCGCAGATCGGCTACATGATGCTCGGCGCGGGCCTCGGGCCTGCGGGGTACGCGTTCGCGATCGGTCACCTGATCACGCACGGCTTCTTCAAGGCCGACATGTTCCTCGGGGCCGGCTCGGTCATGCACGGCATGAACGACGAAGTCAACATGCGCAAGTACGGCGGGCTCCGTAAGTTCATGCCGATCACGTTCATCACGTTCTTCATCGGCTACCTGGCGATCATCGGCTTCCCGCTGCTGTCCGGCTACTTCACCAAGGACGGCATCATCGAGACCGCCGTCGAGCACAACCAGGTGCTCGGCTGGCTGGCGGTGCTCGGCGCCGGCATCACCGGCTTCTACATGTCGCGGATGGTCTTCATGACCTTCTTCGGCGAGAAGCGGTGGGCCGAGGACGCGCACCCGCACGAGTCGCCCGCCGTCATGACGGTGCCGCTGATCATCCTGTCGATCGGCTCGATCTTCCTGGGCGGCTACCTCATCCTGAGCAACACGCTCATGAAGTTCCTCGGCCCGGCCGTGGGGCTGCCCGAGGAACTGCCGTCGTTCCACTTCGCCAGCGTCCCGGGCCTCGCGACGCTCGCGCTGGTCGCAGTGGGGGCGGGCTTCGCCTGGATGCGGTACGGGCGGGTCGAGGTGCCGTCGGTGCAGCCGCGCGGCTCGTTCCTCACCACGTTCGCCCGCCGTGACCTCTACGGCGACGCGCTCAACGAGTCGTTGTTCATGCGTCCCGGCCAGTGGCTGACCCGCATCGCGGTGTTCTTCGACAACCGCGGCATCGACGGCCTGGTCAACGGGCTGGCCGCGGGCATCGGCGGCAGCTCCGGACGCCTCAGGCGGATCCAGACGGGCTTCGCCAGAACGTACGCGTTGTCCATCTTCATCGGTGCCGCCCTGCTGACCGGCGCCCTGCTCCTCGTTGGGACCATCTGA
- the rarD gene encoding EamA family transporter RarD — translation MPDSRRGVLFGIAAYTMWGLFPLYWPLLKPSGAVEILAHRMVWSLVAVVAVLAVRRHWSWVKELGRQPRKLALLTLAAITVTINWGTYIYAVNSGHVVESALGYFINPLVSVLFGVVLLRERLRPLQWAAVGFGALAVLVLTFDYGRLPWIALTLAFSFGIYGLVKKKANVEATESLTVETLVLLLPALGYLVFLHAGGDGTFARQGAGHAALLVGAGIITALPLLCFGAAAIRVPLSTMGLLQYIAPVLQMACGVLIAREVMPSSRWIGFSVVWLALAIFTYDSLRTARQAARVRRETARSAGAPDHVVAQG, via the coding sequence ATGCCTGACTCTCGGCGCGGTGTGCTGTTCGGGATCGCCGCCTACACCATGTGGGGCCTGTTCCCCCTCTACTGGCCTCTCCTCAAGCCCTCCGGAGCCGTCGAGATCCTCGCCCACCGCATGGTGTGGTCGCTGGTGGCGGTCGTCGCGGTGCTCGCGGTGCGCCGCCACTGGTCCTGGGTCAAGGAGCTGGGCCGGCAGCCGCGCAAGCTGGCGCTCCTGACGCTCGCCGCCATCACCGTCACCATCAACTGGGGCACCTACATCTACGCGGTCAACAGCGGCCACGTCGTGGAGAGCGCGCTCGGCTACTTCATCAACCCGCTCGTCAGCGTGTTGTTCGGCGTGGTGCTGCTGCGCGAGCGGCTGCGGCCGCTGCAGTGGGCGGCGGTCGGGTTCGGGGCGCTGGCGGTGCTGGTGCTGACGTTCGACTACGGGCGGCTGCCGTGGATCGCGCTGACGCTGGCGTTCAGTTTCGGGATCTACGGGCTGGTGAAGAAGAAGGCGAACGTCGAGGCGACCGAGAGCCTGACGGTCGAGACGCTGGTGCTGCTGCTCCCGGCGCTCGGCTACCTGGTGTTCCTGCACGCGGGCGGGGACGGCACGTTCGCGCGGCAGGGGGCCGGGCACGCGGCGCTGCTGGTCGGGGCCGGGATCATCACGGCGCTGCCGCTGCTCTGCTTCGGCGCGGCCGCCATCCGGGTGCCGCTCAGCACGATGGGCCTGCTGCAGTACATCGCGCCGGTCCTGCAGATGGCCTGCGGGGTGCTGATCGCCAGGGAGGTCATGCCGTCCAGCCGGTGGATCGGGTTCTCGGTCGTGTGGCTGGCCCTGGCGATCTTCACCTACGACAGCCTCCGGACGGCCCGCCAGGCCGCCCGGGTCAGGCGGGAGACGGCGCGCTCAGCCGGAGCGCCGGACCACGTAGTCGCACAGGGCTAG